One genomic window of Fibrobacterota bacterium includes the following:
- the tadA gene encoding Flp pilus assembly complex ATPase component TadA has translation MSIQQVKRNKRKVGEILLAQGYINQEQLDHALEQHATTGISLGTVLVKLGFIDEDTLNAVLGKQLELSYRKRIGDLLVEQGYITQPQLANGLAQQKTMAMPLGKCLVKLGYIEETKLLDVLAAQLDLQHINLENFKFNPNITRLISEEMARSYKTIPLYENNGVLTVAMVDPTNLRSLDHIKFKTGKDVEPVIATEAEITVAIGRAYAGGKEALSDLIGGQEDKDLVLDDNDKKKEEEEGLTGDEEGRQIIKIVNLIVSEAIRLGASDVHLEPQERNMRIRYRIDGELMEQNPIPARLMVQIVSRLKVLGGMDIAEKRKPLDGRAHIKYRGQEVDLRLSTFPTLLRSRGVVEKMVIRIIDPNQEVATIDKIGFSPSVFPSIARLIELPDGIILTTGPTGSGKSSTLYAFVQRVASPSVNVVTMEDPVEKNIPGITQGQINNLAGFTFAAGMRAILRQDPDVIMLGEMRDKETSEMAIQAALTGHLVISTLHTNDAAGAFTRLLDMGVEPFLVTSCVKGVLAQRLVRRICEKCRQKVEVPDVVLEGIGIRPGTPFFQGKGCQQCNNTGYRGRLALFELLIPDEHIHQMILERKSSDEIKLYAIRQLGMATLRRDGLEKALSGQTTIEQVVAVSQSEM, from the coding sequence ATGAGCATCCAACAGGTTAAACGGAACAAGCGCAAGGTAGGGGAAATCCTGCTGGCGCAAGGCTATATCAACCAGGAGCAGCTCGATCATGCCCTGGAGCAGCACGCCACCACCGGCATCAGCCTGGGCACCGTGCTGGTGAAGCTCGGCTTCATCGACGAGGATACCCTGAACGCGGTGCTGGGCAAGCAGCTCGAGCTCAGCTACCGCAAGCGCATCGGCGATTTGCTGGTGGAGCAGGGTTATATCACCCAACCACAGCTCGCCAACGGCCTGGCCCAGCAGAAGACCATGGCCATGCCCCTGGGGAAATGCCTGGTCAAGCTCGGCTACATCGAAGAGACCAAGCTTCTCGACGTGCTGGCGGCGCAGCTCGATCTCCAGCATATCAACCTGGAAAACTTCAAGTTCAACCCGAACATCACCCGGCTCATCTCCGAGGAGATGGCCCGTTCCTATAAGACCATCCCGCTTTACGAGAACAACGGCGTCCTCACCGTGGCCATGGTGGATCCCACCAACCTGCGCTCGCTGGATCATATCAAGTTCAAGACCGGCAAGGACGTGGAGCCGGTGATCGCCACCGAAGCCGAAATCACGGTGGCCATCGGGCGCGCTTACGCCGGGGGCAAGGAAGCCCTCAGCGATCTCATCGGCGGCCAGGAGGATAAGGATCTCGTCCTGGATGATAACGACAAGAAGAAGGAGGAGGAGGAAGGCCTCACGGGGGACGAAGAGGGCCGGCAGATCATCAAGATCGTCAACCTGATCGTGAGCGAAGCCATCCGCCTCGGCGCATCGGACGTCCATCTGGAGCCGCAAGAGCGCAACATGCGCATCCGCTACCGCATCGACGGCGAACTGATGGAACAGAATCCCATCCCGGCCCGCCTCATGGTGCAGATCGTCTCGCGCCTCAAGGTGCTGGGAGGCATGGACATCGCCGAAAAGCGGAAGCCCCTGGACGGCCGCGCGCATATCAAGTACCGCGGCCAGGAGGTGGATTTGCGCCTTTCCACCTTCCCGACCCTGCTGCGCTCCCGCGGCGTGGTGGAGAAGATGGTGATCCGCATCATCGATCCCAACCAGGAAGTCGCCACCATCGATAAGATCGGTTTTTCGCCCTCGGTGTTCCCGAGTATCGCCCGCCTGATCGAATTGCCCGACGGCATCATCCTCACCACCGGCCCCACGGGCTCGGGCAAATCCAGCACCCTGTACGCCTTCGTCCAGAGGGTGGCCTCCCCTTCGGTGAACGTCGTGACCATGGAAGATCCGGTCGAGAAGAACATCCCGGGCATCACCCAAGGGCAGATCAATAACCTGGCCGGTTTTACCTTCGCGGCCGGCATGCGCGCCATCCTCCGCCAGGACCCGGACGTCATCATGCTGGGCGAAATGCGCGATAAGGAGACTTCGGAGATGGCGATCCAGGCGGCTCTCACGGGCCATCTGGTGATCTCCACCTTGCATACAAACGACGCCGCCGGCGCCTTCACTCGCCTGCTGGACATGGGCGTCGAACCTTTCCTGGTCACCTCTTGCGTCAAGGGCGTACTCGCGCAGCGGCTGGTGCGGCGCATTTGCGAGAAATGCCGCCAAAAGGTGGAGGTGCCGGACGTGGTGCTGGAAGGCATCGGCATCCGCCCGGGAACGCCCTTCTTCCAAGGCAAGGGCTGCCAGCAATGCAATAACACCGGGTACCGGGGGCGCTTGGCCCTCTTCGAGCTGCTCATTCCCGACGAGCACATCCATCAGATGATCTTGGAGCGCAAGTCCAGCGACGAGATCAAGCTCTACGCGATCCGCCAATTGGGGATGGCCACCCTCCGCCGCGACGGCCTGGAGAAAGCCCTCTCCGGCCAGACCACCATCGAGCAGGTCGTGGCCGTCTCGCAGTCCGAGATGTGA
- a CDS encoding bacterioferritin — MADATMTDVRTLRERARQRIDDGAVTKGYSANREAVIKLLNQALATEIVCNLRYRRHYFMASGPNSEAAKAEFMEHATQELQHADQIADRIVQLGGEPDLNPATLIERSHAEYIEGRSLEDMIKENLVAERIAIDSYREIIQYLTDKDPTTRRLMEEILATEEEHAEDMSSLIMRKG, encoded by the coding sequence ATGGCCGACGCCACCATGACCGATGTGCGCACCTTGCGCGAAAGGGCCCGCCAACGTATCGACGACGGCGCCGTGACCAAAGGCTATTCCGCCAATCGCGAGGCCGTGATCAAGCTATTGAACCAGGCTTTGGCCACGGAGATAGTCTGCAATCTGCGCTACCGCCGCCATTATTTCATGGCCTCGGGCCCCAATTCCGAAGCGGCGAAGGCCGAATTCATGGAGCATGCCACCCAGGAATTGCAGCATGCCGACCAGATCGCCGATCGTATCGTCCAATTGGGAGGCGAGCCCGATCTCAATCCCGCCACCTTGATCGAACGCAGCCATGCCGAATACATCGAGGGCCGCTCCCTGGAGGACATGATCAAGGAGAACCTGGTGGCCGAACGCATCGCCATCGACAGCTACCGGGAAATCATCCAGTACCTGACGGACAAGGATCCCACCACCCGCAGATTGATGGAGGAGATCCTGGCCACCGAAGAGGAGCATGCGGAAGATATGTCCAGTCTGATCATGCGTAAGGGTTGA
- a CDS encoding nucleoside deaminase yields MAEAIALSAHGLKDGRGGPFGAVVAKDGKVVGRGHNRVLAENDPTAHAEVVALRAAGRRLRRFHLDGCVLYTSCEPCPMCLAAAYWARVDAIVFANTRADAAAIGFGDAFLYEEIMRPARSRKMRMKRMLAREAKAAFRTWADWDRKTHYGPET; encoded by the coding sequence ATGGCCGAGGCCATCGCCCTTTCCGCCCATGGGCTCAAGGATGGCCGCGGAGGGCCCTTCGGCGCGGTGGTGGCGAAGGACGGAAAGGTGGTGGGCCGAGGGCACAACCGCGTCCTGGCCGAGAATGATCCCACCGCGCATGCCGAAGTGGTGGCCCTGCGCGCCGCCGGCCGGCGCCTGCGCCGCTTCCATCTGGACGGTTGCGTCCTGTATACCTCTTGCGAGCCCTGCCCCATGTGCCTGGCGGCCGCATACTGGGCCCGCGTCGACGCCATCGTCTTCGCCAACACCCGCGCCGACGCGGCGGCCATCGGCTTCGGGGACGCCTTCCTCTACGAGGAGATCATGCGCCCCGCGCGAAGCCGCAAAATGCGCATGAAGAGAATGCTGGCGAGAGAGGCGAAAGCCGCCTTCCGGACCTGGGCCGATTGGGATCGCAAAACGCACTACGGCCCGGAAACCTGA
- a CDS encoding class I SAM-dependent methyltransferase encodes MSDAPAFKDHFSGNAAGYARARPTYPESLFDYLASLPAGTGTAWECGAGSGQASRPLAARFRAVIATDASASQIAKARRVPGLLYAAAAAERAPLRDASVDLVAVAQALHWFDVPAFAAEAARVARPGAVLAAWCYGNCQVTPDFDLAYFRLYHGLVGPYWPPERVHVENGYRSLDLPFPALAAPEFAMETDWDFSELLDYFGTWSAVQYYRKAKGKDPVALVREEMAAAWGDPARSRKVRWPLSLRLAKLK; translated from the coding sequence ATGAGCGACGCCCCCGCCTTCAAGGATCATTTCTCCGGGAATGCGGCCGGCTATGCCCGGGCGCGTCCCACCTATCCCGAATCCCTGTTCGATTACCTGGCTTCCCTTCCCGCCGGAACGGGGACGGCCTGGGAATGCGGGGCCGGCTCGGGCCAGGCCTCGCGTCCCTTGGCGGCCCGCTTCCGCGCGGTGATCGCCACCGATGCCAGCGCCTCTCAGATCGCCAAAGCCCGGCGGGTTCCGGGCTTGCTTTACGCCGCGGCCGCCGCCGAACGCGCGCCCTTGCGCGACGCCAGCGTGGATTTGGTGGCGGTGGCCCAGGCCCTGCACTGGTTCGACGTGCCCGCCTTCGCCGCCGAGGCCGCCCGCGTAGCCAGGCCGGGCGCGGTGCTGGCGGCCTGGTGCTACGGTAACTGCCAGGTTACCCCGGATTTCGATCTCGCCTACTTTCGGCTTTACCATGGCCTGGTGGGCCCTTATTGGCCGCCCGAACGGGTTCATGTCGAGAACGGCTACCGCTCCCTGGACCTTCCCTTCCCCGCCTTGGCCGCGCCGGAATTCGCCATGGAAACCGATTGGGATTTCTCCGAACTGCTGGACTATTTCGGGACCTGGTCGGCGGTGCAGTATTATCGCAAGGCCAAAGGGAAGGATCCCGTCGCCCTGGTACGCGAAGAAATGGCGGCCGCCTGGGGCGATCCGGCCCGGAGCCGCAAAGTGCGCTGGCCGCTCTCCCTCCGCCTGGCGAAGCTCAAGTGA